The sequence AATGTCCGTGTGGTTATGTCTACGACCCGGCCGAGGGTGATCCGGATAACAACATTCATGCCGGGACAGCCTTCGAGGATCTGCCCGAGGATTGGGTTTGTCCCAAGT is a genomic window of Deltaproteobacteria bacterium containing:
- a CDS encoding rubredoxin — protein: MERWECPCGYVYDPAEGDPDNNIHAGTAFEDLPEDWVCPKCGAEKEFFNKL